GCTTACGAATCAAAAGCCGAAGTCAACGAAACTCAAACAAAAGGTGCCGGTGTTTATCCTGTATCTGGGAGCGGACATCAATGACGCCGGTCAATTGGTCTTTTTCAAAGATATATACGGCCGTAAAAGCGGTGTAGTTTAGCTATGGTTGAGCGCATCGGCGATCAATTTTGATTTTTTCAGATAGGACGCATCGGGATAATACAAAAACAGGCCCGCACCGTTGCACAGCAGCGGAATGAGCTTTTTGGTATCGTCGACCGAAACGGCCGGGCAGCCCTGACTGCGGCCTAAACGACCCGTGCGACGAATGAACTCCTCGCTGACGTAGTCGGCCCCATGCATGACAATGGCTCGCTCAAAGGCCCGATGATTGATATTGGTTTCCAACCCCTGCAATTTGAGCGACATTCCGTGCTTACCCTGATAGATGCTCAACGCCCGATAAAAACCCAAACTGGATTGGTAGGAAGAATTGTTGTTGGAGAAGCGACGGGCAAATTCCTCTCCCGAGTTGCGGCCGTGCGCTACGTAGGTAGTATATAAAAGCTTATTCTCTTTTAGATCAATGACATACAGCCGCTTGTGACGGGAAGACTGACTGAAATCGGCAATAGCCAGAATCGGTTTAATGAATTTTTCTTTTTGGAAGCCGATCCACGCGTACCGGAAACCTTCGATGGACAAACCCGCTTCTTTGAGTCCTAACGAATGATAGACACGCTTCCATCGGGGCATCAGCGACAGAGAATCGGGGAGGAGCTGCGTGGAATCTGCCGAGGGTTCGGCAGTGAAAAAGGAGAAGTGTAAAGGATATTCAACTTTTCGAAAACCGGCCAATGCCACCAAAGCCATTGCACAGATACTCACAACCAACAACACATTTTTCATCCGTATCGCTTTTTTAACGTTTTTTAATCACAACGGTTTAGAAAAAACACCATTGCTAGCCGATTTGGTTCCCTAAGCAGCCATTCTACTCCAACGCTTATTCTCGTAAATTCTGTATAAAGTTAGCTCAAAATAGCTACTTTAGGCGTAATTTTGACGATAATCCGCCATTCGATAAATCAATTCCGTTCAGTATGAAAATTCTTTTGATAGAGGATGATGTAAAAATTATTCAGTCGCTCCGCAAAGGCTTGGAAGAAAACGGATATGACGTAGATATTGCCTATGATGGTATGATCGGAAAAGTACTTGCCCGCCGAAACGACTATTCCGTGATCGTTTCTGATATCATCATTCCGGGAGTTAACGGTGTGCAGCTGTGCCGAGAACTTCGAAATGAAGGAATTCTGACCCCCTTCATCATGCTGACAGCACTGGGCGCTCTGGAAGAAAAACTGGTAGGTTTTGACGCGGGCGCAGACGATTATCTGGTCAAACCCTTTGATTTTCTGGAACTGTTGGCTCGGATCAAAGTAGTAACCAAACGCATCCAATCAGAGCCTGTCAGTACCAACGTATTACGGTATGCTGACCTCGAAATGAATCTCACCACCCGGGATGTGACCCGCAGCCATCGTCGCATCGAACTGACCGGCAAGGAATACGCCCTGCTGGAGTTTTTGCTTCGCAATTCCGAGCGTGTACTCTCCAAGGTAGACATTGCCGAAAAAATCTGGGATATTCGTTTTGATACCGGCACCAACATCATCGAAGTCTACATCACGCTGTTGCGCAAAAAAATAGATAAAGATTTTCCGATAAAACTCATTCACACGCACTACGGCATCGGCTACGTGCTCAAACAGGAGGCATAAATGCAGATACGGACCAAACTTACGGGGCAATTTGCGCTGTTGGTCTCAGCCATCATGCTGATGGCGTTCGTCACCATTTATTTCATCCGAATGGCCTATGTAGAGCGAGAATTTTACAAACGACTGCGTCATAAAGCCATCACTACCTGTGAGTTATTGGTCAAAGTGGAAGGG
Above is a window of Runella slithyformis DSM 19594 DNA encoding:
- a CDS encoding murein L,D-transpeptidase catalytic domain family protein; translation: MKNVLLVVSICAMALVALAGFRKVEYPLHFSFFTAEPSADSTQLLPDSLSLMPRWKRVYHSLGLKEAGLSIEGFRYAWIGFQKEKFIKPILAIADFSQSSRHKRLYVIDLKENKLLYTTYVAHGRNSGEEFARRFSNNNSSYQSSLGFYRALSIYQGKHGMSLKLQGLETNINHRAFERAIVMHGADYVSEEFIRRTGRLGRSQGCPAVSVDDTKKLIPLLCNGAGLFLYYPDASYLKKSKLIADALNHS
- a CDS encoding response regulator, which translates into the protein MKILLIEDDVKIIQSLRKGLEENGYDVDIAYDGMIGKVLARRNDYSVIVSDIIIPGVNGVQLCRELRNEGILTPFIMLTALGALEEKLVGFDAGADDYLVKPFDFLELLARIKVVTKRIQSEPVSTNVLRYADLEMNLTTRDVTRSHRRIELTGKEYALLEFLLRNSERVLSKVDIAEKIWDIRFDTGTNIIEVYITLLRKKIDKDFPIKLIHTHYGIGYVLKQEA